A region from the Equus asinus isolate D_3611 breed Donkey chromosome 3, EquAss-T2T_v2, whole genome shotgun sequence genome encodes:
- the LAP3 gene encoding cytosol aminopeptidase: MFLLPLPAAGRVAVRRLGVKRFWGRGLATADMTKGLVLGVYAKEKEDVVPQFTSAGENFDKLVCGKLREMLNISGPPLKAGKTRTFYGLHEDFPSVVLVGLGKKAAGVDDLENWHEGKENIRAAVAAGCRQVQDLELCSVEVDPCGDAQAAAEGAVLGLYEYDDLKQKKKVVVSAKLHGSGDQEAWQKGFLFASGQNLARHLMEAPANEMTPTKFAKIIEKNLTSASSKTEVHIRPKSWIEEQEMGSFLSVAKGSDEPPVFLEIHYRGSPDASEPPLVFVGKGITFDSGGISIKPSANMDLMRADMGGAATICSAIVSAAKLGLPINIVGLAPLCENMPSGKASKPGDVVRARNGKTIQVDNTDAEGRLILADALCYAHTFNPQVIINAATLTGAMDIALGSGAAGVFTNSSWLWNKLFEASIETGDRVWRMPLFDHYTRQVVDCQLADVNNIGKYRSAGACTAAAFLKEFVTHPKWAHLDIAGVMTNKDEIPYLRKGMTGRPTRTLIEFLLRFSQDKA, translated from the exons ATGTTCTTGCTGCCTCTTCCGGCTGCCGGGCGAGTCGCCGTCCGACGTCTCGGGGTGAAGCGTTTCTGGGGACGGGGTCTCGCCACCGCAGACATGACGAAG GGCCTTGTTTTGGGAGTCTAtgccaaagaaaaagaagatgttgTGCCACAGTTTACAAGTGCAGGAGAGAATTTTGATAAATTGGTGTGTGGAAAGCTGAGAGAAATGTTGAACAT ATCTGGACCACCTCTAAAGGCAGGCAAAACCCGAACCTTTTATGGTCTGCATGAG GACTTCCCCAGCGTGGTGCTGGTTGGCCTTGGCAAAAAAGCAGCCGGAGTTGATGACCTGGAAAACTGGCATGAAGGCAAAGAAAACATCAGAGCTGCTGTTGCAG CGGGATGCAGGCAGGTTCAGGACCTGGAGCTCTGTTCTGTGGAGGTGGATCCCTGTGGAGATGCCCAGGCAGCTGCGgaaggagcagtgctaggtctctATGAGTATGACgacctcaagcagaaaaagaaggtGGTCGTATCGGCGAAGCTCCATGGAAG CGGGGATCAGGAGGCCTGGCAGAAAGGATTCCTCTTTGCTTCCGGGCAGAACTTGGCACGCCACTTGATGGAGGCTCCAGCCAACGAGATGACGCCAACCAAATTTGCCAAAATTATTGAGAAGAATCTCACAAGTGCTAGTAGTAAAACAGAGGTCCACATCAG ACCCAAGTCTTGGATCGAGGAACAGGAAATGGGATCCTTCCTTAGTGTGGCCAAAGGATCGGATGAACCTCCAGTCTTCTTGGAAATTCACTACAGAGGCAGCCCCGATGCAAGTGAACCACCCCTGGTGTTTGTTGGGAAGGGAATTACCTTTGACAG TGGTGGCATCTCCATCAAGCCTTCTGCAAATATGGACCTCATGAGGGCCGACATGGGAGGAGCTGCCACTATATGTTCAGCCATCGTGTCTGCTGCCAAACTCGGTCTGCCCATCAACATCGTAG GTTTGGCCCCTCTTTGTGAAAATATGCCCAGCGGTAAGGCCAGCAAGCCTGGGGATGTCGTTAGAGCCAGGAACGGGAAGACGATACAG GTTGATAACACCGATGCCGAGGGGAGGCTCATACTGGCCGACGCACTCTGTTACGCGCACACCTTTAACCCACAGGTCATCATCAATGCCGCCACCCTAACAG GTGCCATGGACATAGCGTTGGGGTCCGGTGCCGCTGGGGTCTTCACCAATTCATCCTGGCTATGGAACAAACTATTTGAG GCCAGCATTGAAACAGGGGACCGCGTCTGGAGGATGCCTCTCTTTGACCATTATACTAGACAGGTTGTCGATTGCCAACTTGCTGATGTTAATAACATTGGAAAGTATAG aTCTGCAGGAGCATGTACAGCTGCAGCGTTCCTGAAGGAATTTGTGACTCATCCTAAGTGGGCGCATTTAGACATAGCAGGAGTGATGACTAACAAAGATGAGATTCCGTATCTGCGTAAAGGCATGACCGGGAGGCCCACGAGGACCCTGATAGAGTTCTTGCTTCGGTTCAGTCAAGACAAAGCTTAG